The Megasphaera elsdenii DSM 20460 genome includes the window TTTGAAACTTTCAAAAATTTCTTCCAAGTTGTTCTTGATGTACGAGTTATCCATGTTCTTCCTCCTTGTTCACAGCGTGCCACTCAGCCCATAGACGGCGTACAGGCCGGGAGGCGGCAAAGACGGCTGTAAACAGAAGCAGCACTGCCGGATATAGACGGCCCGAAGCACGGACGGTACAGTCATACTGTTCCTCGACGAAATTGAATTGTAAGTCTGTGACGCTCCCCGGACAGATGGCATAGAGGGCGCCGGCCAGCATCCCCGTTTCATGGGGTTCCGGGAGGCCGATGATGCCGGTCAGGGTAAAGCGGCGGATCTGGCCATGGCCGAGCAGGCGGGACAGCCAGGTGAAGAAGGCCGCCAAGAAATCGCTATTGAAGATGCCCGGCAGGAGCTGGCATATCGGCGGCTTTTTTTTGGGGCTTCCTGACTCTGTCGATTCCGGGGCCTCCGGCCCTTTTTCGCGGAGCAGGTCTTCATACGTGAGGTGCTGGCTTTCTTTTTCCAGTTCCTCCCAGGCTTTCTTGGCTTCTTCCGGCGTCGGGGGCGGCGTTTCTACCGGCTCTTTCACGGCAGGGCTGCGCTTCCAGCAGGTATGCAGCTCGTGATGCGGTTCTTCGCCCAGGGAATAGGACCAGGATGCATCGGCCAGCTTCCGGCCCCAGCTTCCCTGGCCTTCGACCTGGAAGGGCGTGCCGATATGGACGGTCAGGGCATAGGTAATGGGCAGGCAGAGGATGAGCAGTATGCAGCTGAATAAAATGGCAAGGACGACGACAATCGCCATAGTGCAGCCCCCTTTTGTGAAAATAATCCGTTACTTTTATTTATTCTATATATATGGGGCAAGTTCCTTTTTTTTTAGGCGTCCTGTTTTTCTTTTTCTTTTTTATTAAAAATGCAGTCTACGTTTTCGGCACCGAAGCAGCGGGAACAGGAAATGCACAGGGCCGGTTCCGTATCGCCCGATTTCCAGCGGTTCGGCAGGTCCGGCTGGCGCAGGAAGGGGCGGCTCATGGAAATGAAAGCCAGGTCTGTCGATTCCAGGGCTTCTTCGATATCGGCTATAGTGCGGAAGCCGCCGACGACGCCGACGTCGGTTTTACCTTTCAGCAGGGCAGCTGCCTCTGCTGCATAGGCTTTGAAGTACATCGGTTCCTTCGTGCGGCGGATAGCCCGGATTGGGCCTTTGCGCGGCAGGGACGACGTATTGCCGCCGCTGACTTCGATGGCGTTGACGCCCTGGTCGGCCAGCCAGGCCATGACCTGTTTGCTTTCTTCAAAGGTCAGACTGCCGTCTTTCATGAAGTCGGCACAGTTCAATTTAACCCAGATGGGATAATCGGCGCCGACGGCCTGGCGCATGGCAGCGATACATTCCAAAAGGAAGCGGGCCCGATTTTCCAGGCTGCCGCCGTAGGCATCGGTGCGGGTATTGAAATGGGGCGACAGGAATTTGCTGGCCAAATAGCCGTGGGCGCCGTGGAACTGGACGCCGTCGAAACCAGCCTTTTTGGCCCGAGCGGCAGCTTTTGCGACGGCGTCCGTCAATTCATGGATCTGGTCGACTGTCAGGGCCTGCGATTCCTGGGTCCATTTGCCGACCTTTTCCGTGACGCCGCTGGGGCTGAAGATGATGCGCGTTTCGCCTTCCGGCGTTTCCGGCATGAGGATGGCTGAGCCCATGACGACGAGCTGGGCTACGATTTTGCCGCCGTGCTGGTGGACGCGGTCGACGACCTGGGACAAAGGAGCGATACATTCATCGTCGTCGATGCGTATCTGACAGTGCTGGCGCGGTTCCATCTTATTGGTCGCCATCATCCCCGTGATGATGAGGCCGGCGCCGCCATCAGCCAGGTTTTCATACATTTCGGCCAGATTTTCTGTCGGAAGGCCGTAATTCCCCATTCCTTCAAAAGTAGCAGAACGGACAAGGCGGCACTTCGCTTCAATACCGCCAATGCGACATGTATCAAATGACATGGTAGAAATCTCTCCTTGGTAATATAAAATGAATTTCAGTTTATCTTGAACATTATACAATATTTGCAGAAATAAGCCAATGCATTGTTTTTTACTCCTTTTATAAAGTGTGATGTTTTTAGTTGGCTTCATTAAGCGAGTATGATATAATACAAGTGTTTGTTAATTTTACAATTCACGAAGGGATGTTGAATACATGGCTACAGCAATGGTAATCGGAACCCAATGGGGCGACGAAGGTAAAGGTAAGATCGTAGATTATTTGGCCCAGAAGGCCGATGTCGTCATCCGCTCCCAGGGTGGGAATAACGCCGGCCATACGGTCGTCGTCGACGATAAGTCCTTTGCACTGCGTCTCTTGCCGTCGGGGATCCTCTTTTCCGACAAAACCTGCATCATCGGCAGCGGCGTCGTTGTCAATCCGAAAGTCCTCCTTGAAGAAATCGAAGGCATGACCTCCAAAGGCGTGCAGATCAGCAAATTGGAAATTTCCACGCGTGCGCATGTCATCATGCCGTATCATATCCGCATTGATGAAGAAGATGAAAAACTCAAGGGCGACGCTAAGATCGGCACGACGAAAAACGGCATCGGACCGTGCTATGCCGACAAAGTCAACCGCGTAGGCATCCGCATCGGCGACCTCATGGACCGCGATGTATTTGCCAAGAAACTGCGCGTCAATATTGACCTTAAAAACCGTCTCTTTGAAAAATATTATGGCTGCGAAGGCTTCGATTATGATGAAGTCCTCAAAGAATACCTCGGCTATGCCGACCAGATCCGCCAGTATGTAAAGGATACGAACTATTCGGCCAATCTCTATGTCAGTGAAGGCAAGAAAGTCCTCTTTGAAGGGGCTCAGGCTGCTATGCTCGACCTCGACCATGGTACATATCCCTTCGTTACCAGCTCCAATCCGACGGCTGGCGGTGCCTGCACCGGTTCTGGCGTCGGCCCCCGTCGTATGGAAAATATCGTCGGCGTCGCCAAAGCCTATACGACCCGCGTCGGCGCTGGCCCGTTCCCGGCAGAACAGCTCAACGAAGTTGGCGAATACCTGCGCAATACAGGCCATGAATTTGGTACTGTCACCGGTCGTCCCCGCCGCTGCGGCTGGCTCGATACGGCTGTCGTCAAATACGCAGCTATGCTGAACAGCCTCGATTACCTGGCTATTACCCGCCTGGATATCCTCGATGACCTGGATACCATCAAAATCTGCACGGGTTATAAATATCAGGGCCAGATTCTGAAAGAATATCCGGCCAGCCTCGACGTCCTGGAAAACGTCGAACCGATTTATGAAGAAATGCCGGGCTGGAAAGCCGATATTTCCAAGTGCAAATCGTACGATGAATTGCCGGAAGCAGCCCGCCACTATGTCGAACGCATCAGCGAACTCACGGGCGTTCCCCTGGGCATCGTCTCCGTCGGCCCGAACCGCAGCCAGACGATCATCCTCAAAAAGATTTTCTAAAAACAACTGAATTACACCATAATATGTGAAAGGTCCTGCCGCTTATGCGGCAGGACCTTTCAAGTTGTTAGTTGTTAGTAGTTCGTGGTTCGCCAAGAATAAACGCCCCAATCGGGGCATCCGTAGGGGCCGCCCTTTGGGACGGCCCCTACGAGCCACGAATCACGAACCACGAATCATTCCCCGCAATGGCCGGCCATGGCGCAGGCGCTGCACGAGCCGGAGCAGCCGCCGCCGATGAAGTTCAGGCCGATGACGCCGGTTACGGTTTTTCTCGGCATGAGCATGCCGCTGGGCAGGAGGGAAACGCCGATTTGTTCGGCGTGGACGGCCTGGGCGATGTTGGCCATCTGGCCGGCTGGCCAGTCACCGGTACCGGGATTCATGATCCAGGCGGCTTTATAGCCTTTATCGGCGCCGGCTTCGTCGAGCATGTCGACGAGCTGTTTCGTATAGCCGGCAGTAGCGACGGCCAGGGCCGAATCGAGGGCCAGGCCACGGGTGATGTCTTTGTTCATGAACAAGGCATCGACTTCTTTTTCCACGGCTTCGCCCAAGGTGACGGCATACATCAGGACGATGGCTGAATCTTCGATTCGCTGGCAGGCCGTCGGGCTGCTGATGGTGAAGGGGCTGTCGCAGAGGACCATATGAGATGTATTGTCATAGAAGCACTGCTGGCAGATGGCCTGTGGTTTGGCCAATTCCATGACGCGCTGGCACGCTTCCTGGACGAAATCATCGGAAAGTTCGGCAGCTCCGCGCTGCAAGGCATATTCTTTGACGCTGGCGGCGTCGATTTCCCGCAAGGGGTCGGTAAATGTTGGCATTTTATACATCCTTTCTGAATCTGTACATTTGCTTCTTATTATACCATAGAAATTGTTAGAAAAATCAATGAAATCGGGGCAATAAATATTTGATTAAATGGTGGATAGACGATATACTATAATATAGACTTTAAAAATAATTTTGATAGAAATGAGGTGGACATGGTGGCAGTCGACGAGTCCCCGGCTGAACGGGGCGCCCCGGCAGAAATCGCCGTAGAATGTATTGTCCCCAATCCCCATCAGCCGCGGCAGACCTTTGATGAACAAGGGCTGGCCGCTTTGGCGGATTCCATCCGTCAGCATGGGCTTGTCCAGCCCGTCGTCGTCCAAAAGACAGGACCTGGCCGGTATGAACTGATTGCCGGCGAACGGCGGCTGCGGGCAGCGAAGCGCTGCGGCTTGAAAACGGTGCCGGCCATCATCCGCAAGTATACGCCGGATGAAGCGGCTGAAATCGCCCTTGTCGAGAATCTGCAGCGCAAGGACCTGGATGCCATTGAAGAAGGCCTGGCTTATGAGCGGCTCATGAAGGACTTCGGCTTGACCCAGGAACAGACGGCGCAGAAAGTCGGGAAAAGCCGGTCTCACGTGGCCAACATGGTCCGGTTATTGCAGCTGCCAGCTGACATCAAGGAATGGATTGCGGCGGGACGCTTATCCATGGGACAGGCCCGCCCTCTTTTACAGCTGCCTTCTGCGAAATTGCAGCGTGAAGCGGCCCTGCACATTTTGAAGCATGACCTGTCGGCCCGCAAGGCCGAAGCCCTGGTGCGCCATTTGATGAGCCAGGCCAAGCCTCGTCCGGAGCCGGATGCTCACCTGGCCTGGTTGCAGGATAAGCTGAAGATGTCCTTGGGGACTGACGTTGCCATCCAAGTGGGGAAGGACCGGAAAAAGGGGAAAATCGAGATTTCCTTTTCTTCGGAAGCAGAATTTGAACGGCTGCTGTCGATCCTTACCGAAGAAAAAGAAGACCCATCGCCGTCCCCTCTTTCTTCGTTTCACATATAAATTTTTTGCAGTTCATGGGAGGAAAGAAATGCTGAATGTCGATATGCAGGCTGCCCTGATGGCGCTTGCCGGTATTGGCGGGCTGATTTTATTGATTTTGCTCGTCTATATCGTCATTTTACACAAGAAAATCAGAAAATTAGAAACGAATTATACCTTTTTTATGCAAGACGAAACGGGAGCCAGCGTCGAATCCAAGCTGCGTGACGACGTCGATAAACTGCATAATCTGCAGGGGACGCTCGACATGATCCACCAGACGCAGAAGGACATCATGGCTGTCCAGAACCATTGTTTCCGTAAAATTGGGTTCGTTAAATATAATGCCTTTGACAATATCGGCAATAATCTGAGCTTTGCCTTTACCGTCCTCGACGGGAAGAATGACGGTTTCTGCCTTTCCAGCGTCTATGGACGCAACGAATCGCGTATTTTCGCCAAACCGATCGTTGAAGGGAAATGCCTCTACGGGATGAGCGAAGAAGAACGGGAAAGCCTGGACAATGCCTTGAATTACAGCGGCGATATGCAGGCTGTTCAAAAGGATCTGGAAGAATAATAAAGAGGGGAAAAGTGTGAAGATCCACATCAAGATATATCCATGGATGCGCACCCTGCAATCATGGTTCCAACGAATGAAAGCCTGGGAAACACCGTCATGGTGGCCGTCGTTCCTGAAAACGGACCGGACGGAGCCCCTGGTCGTGACACCGGCTCAATATAAGAAACTCGTTCGCGCCTGTGCTGTCGCAGTGGTCGTCATTGTAATCGCTGCAGGCATCGGCATTTACGAGTTCGTTTCGCTTCAGCAGACTAAAGCACAGGAAGCCCTGCATGAACAACAGCTGGAATTGATGCGTGAAAAGACGACATCCCTCCAGGAAAAGATGGATAAGATGGATTCCCTGGACCAGGAACTGCGGCAAATGGTCAAGGGTTCGGGGGCTGGTGACAGCCCAAAAGGTGACGGTGGCGTAGCAGGGGGACAGAAGAAATCTCCGGACCTTTCTCATGCCAGCTACAATGACCTGTTATTGGCCACCTCGCGTTTGGAAACCCGCAGTAATGCCCGCATCATCAGCTTCATCACCTTGAAGACGGTCTTGAGCGATACGGCAGGCGAACAGGTTCGGCAAATGCAGCAGATTACCCATAAGTACCAGGGAGGAGCCCTGGCCGGCGGCCAAGGGGGCGATGCCAGCAGCACGTCGACGACGCCTTCCATCTGGCCCGTCAGCGGGACGATTACGTCCAATTTCGGCTATCGCGGCAATCCTATTGGCGGCGGCTCCGGCTTCCACGAAGGCATCGACATCGGTGTCGACTACGGGACACCGGTCCGGGCGACGGCAGCCGGGAAAGTCACTATGGCCGGTTGGGTCGATGGTTATGGCAACCTCGTTGAAATCGACCATGGCAATGGGTTCGTTACCCGCTATGGCCATAACTCCATGCTGTTAGTTACGGTAGGACAAGAAGTCCGGGCTGGTTCGATTGTTGCCTTAGCCGGCAGTACAGGGCGCAGCACGGGACCGCACGTCCATTACGAAGTCCGCGTCAATGGAACCCCGACCAACCCGCTGCTGTTCTTGCCGTAGGGGGATTAGCATACAAGGGGAGTTGTTATTATGCTAGGCCCTTTTAATCAAAGGTTTGGGGTTTGATGTTTGAAGTTTGAGGTGATGGGAAAATTTTATGTCCCTCGACATCACACATCAAACTTCACACATCAAACTAAAAAAGGGCTTGTCGTAGAACGACAAGTCCTTTTTCACTACCCCCAGGAAGGAGGATTTTATGAAGAGATACATGGAGATACTGGCTTTTTGTATGCTTTTTATGGCTTTTTTCCTGAGTGGATGCAGCTTGTCTCCGACGAATACGGGTGTCCTCATCGGGACGAACCTGGCTTTGAGCGGCAAGGGGATGTCCTATTCGACTTCGACAGAACGGGGCATCGAACTGGCCAAGGATATGGTCAATGACCGAGGCGGACTGTTGGGCAGGCCCGTCCAGATTGTATCCGTAGATAACCACGGCAAGCCGGAAGATGCCGAAGCGGCTATCCAGCAGCTGACAGTACGCCACGTATCGGCCATCATCGGGCCGGACCTGACGGATTGTACGCGGGCGGTCTTACCTAATGTGGAAGCCGTGAAGATCCCCCTCATCAGCCCGGCCTGCACCCAGCCGGATATCACCGTCGATCCGAAGTCTCACGAAGTCTACCGCTATATTTTCCGGGCGGCTTATATCGATGCCTCTCAGGGACGGGCCATGGCTGATTATGCTTTGAAACAGCTCCATGTCAAGCGGGCCGCCGTCTTTTATTATCCCGATAAGACGTATGCCCAGGGCCTGGCCGAATATTTCCGCAGTGCCTTTGCCGCCAGTGGCGGTGAGGTCCCCGTCTATATCCCCGTGGAAGAGGTGCAGGATTTGACCAAATACCTGTCCTTATTGCAGCGAGAAAATGTCGATGTCATCTATCTTCCCGGCTACGATGACTGGACGATACCGGCCATTACGCTGCTGCGCAGTCACGGTATTTCCCAGCCCCTGCTGGGTCCCGATGGCTGGAACGGGCCCAAGATGGAACGGGACGTCGATACATCCTATTTGACCCAGGTCTATTATACGGACCATTATGCCGGTCATGACGCCAGTGAAGCGGCCAGACGGTTTTCCCAGGCTTACTATGAAAAATACGGAGAATGGCCGGACAGTTATGCCGCTCTCGGCTATGATGCCTTCATGATGACGGCCGAAGCCGTCGAACGCTGCCAGTCGGCAGAAGCGCCTGACGTGGCCCGGGAGTTGGAAAAGACCATCGATTATGACGGAGCGACCGGGACTATTTCTCTCGATGCCAATCATGATGCGATTAAAGATGTCTTCATCATGACCTTTAAAGACGGCCAGCCCGAACTGGCTGCGACGATTCCCAAAGACCGTCAGACACAGTAAGGCAGATATTTTGTCATGGCTTGGCGCCGTGCCTTCCAGTCGGGCATGCGGATGGTCATGGCATCATAGAAATGGCGGGAGTGATTGGGCTGAAGAAAATGGCAGAGTTCGTGAAGCATGACGTGGTCGATGATTTCTTCAGGCATGATAGCCAGGTAGGTGTTCATGGTGACGATGCCTTTGAGGGGCATACAGGACCCCCAACGCGACCGCATGACTCGCTGTTTCAGGACTGGGTCGGGCAAGGCGAGGCCGTCGAATAAGGGCTGCATCCGGGATAAACTAGCAGGAAAGAGCTTTTTCCCCAGACTTTGCAGCAGCTTATGGTATAGCTTCTGTTTCATGACCAGTGTATCATCGGCCAGTTCCATGAAGACTGTCTGGCCGCTGCGGCGGATGCTGTTTTGTAGTCCCAGGCGGACATCGAGCTTATAGGGCTGGCCGGCGAGATAGAGCGTATCGCCGTCGCTGAGGGTCAGCATGGGAAATTTACGTTTCCGTTCTGCCATCTCATCCATGGCGCGGACGATGAAATCTGTCTTTTTTTGCAGGAAATCTTCGATATATTCCCAAGGGACACGGGCCGGTGCCGAAATATACAGCGTGCCGTCACTGTGGACGTGGAGATTGATGTTTTTCACTTTTTTTCGGACCAGGATGACCGGGAAGGTCTGGCCCTGGGCCGTGAATTGGCGTTGTTCGTTCGTCATGGTGATACCTCGCAGAAATAAGATTTGTAGCTATTGTAAATAGAATCTGTTCGTTTGTCAAAAAAAGGAAGGTAGATTATGCTCGATTTTACGGCCATTGACTTTGAAACGGCCAATAAATATGCCAACAGCGCCTGCTCCCTGGCAGCCGTTACCATGAATGATGATCGCTGTGTCAAAGAAGGTTATACGCTTATTCAGCCGCCTTTCATGCGTTTTGATCCGGGCAATATCCAGATTCATGGCATCACGCCGGACCAGGTCGCCCATAAACCAAAGTTCGACGCCCTGTGGGACCGCATCCGGCCGCACCTGGAAGGGCGTATCCTGGTCGCCCACTATGCCGTCTTCGATACGCGGGTCCTGCGCAGCCTGCTGCGGACGTATCACCTGGAAAAGCCCCAGGCATCCTATGCCTGTACGGTGGAAATTTCCCGCCGCGTCTGGCCGGACCTGCCGAACCATAAATTAGATACCGTCGCCGGCTATCTCGGCTACTCCTTCCGCCATCACCAGGCCCTGGATGATGCCCGGGCCTGCGCCTACATCGTCCTCAAAGCCGCAGAAATCGTCGGCGCCTCGTCCATGGAAGAACTCCTCGACGCGACGCACCTTACTTTGAAAACCTTGTAATAAAGTTTGTAGCATGTAGTTTGTAGTTGTAGGGGCCGTCCCCAAGGGCGGCCCGTCTGTCATGGTGGTGTACACGTAATGCATGACGGGTGATGTGTGAAAACATCATTCATCTGCCCGAATAGCTATGTCTACAATTCACAGCGGGACGCCTTAGCAGGACGTCCCCTACGATATCGCATACAGGCGATGGAAATGAACTCAAGACAGCTGGCGGAACGGACAGCAGTGGCGACGGCCCGCTTGTGGGAATCCCATGAACTGCCCGTTCTCAGGTCGTAGGTCGTTCGTCATATGGAAATAAAAATAATAA containing:
- a CDS encoding NADH:flavin oxidoreductase encodes the protein MSFDTCRIGGIEAKCRLVRSATFEGMGNYGLPTENLAEMYENLADGGAGLIITGMMATNKMEPRQHCQIRIDDDECIAPLSQVVDRVHQHGGKIVAQLVVMGSAILMPETPEGETRIIFSPSGVTEKVGKWTQESQALTVDQIHELTDAVAKAAARAKKAGFDGVQFHGAHGYLASKFLSPHFNTRTDAYGGSLENRARFLLECIAAMRQAVGADYPIWVKLNCADFMKDGSLTFEESKQVMAWLADQGVNAIEVSGGNTSSLPRKGPIRAIRRTKEPMYFKAYAAEAAALLKGKTDVGVVGGFRTIADIEEALESTDLAFISMSRPFLRQPDLPNRWKSGDTEPALCISCSRCFGAENVDCIFNKKEKEKQDA
- a CDS encoding adenylosuccinate synthase, which encodes MATAMVIGTQWGDEGKGKIVDYLAQKADVVIRSQGGNNAGHTVVVDDKSFALRLLPSGILFSDKTCIIGSGVVVNPKVLLEEIEGMTSKGVQISKLEISTRAHVIMPYHIRIDEEDEKLKGDAKIGTTKNGIGPCYADKVNRVGIRIGDLMDRDVFAKKLRVNIDLKNRLFEKYYGCEGFDYDEVLKEYLGYADQIRQYVKDTNYSANLYVSEGKKVLFEGAQAAMLDLDHGTYPFVTSSNPTAGGACTGSGVGPRRMENIVGVAKAYTTRVGAGPFPAEQLNEVGEYLRNTGHEFGTVTGRPRRCGWLDTAVVKYAAMLNSLDYLAITRLDILDDLDTIKICTGYKYQGQILKEYPASLDVLENVEPIYEEMPGWKADISKCKSYDELPEAARHYVERISELTGVPLGIVSVGPNRSQTIILKKIF
- a CDS encoding ParB/RepB/Spo0J family partition protein; translated protein: MVAVDESPAERGAPAEIAVECIVPNPHQPRQTFDEQGLAALADSIRQHGLVQPVVVQKTGPGRYELIAGERRLRAAKRCGLKTVPAIIRKYTPDEAAEIALVENLQRKDLDAIEEGLAYERLMKDFGLTQEQTAQKVGKSRSHVANMVRLLQLPADIKEWIAAGRLSMGQARPLLQLPSAKLQREAALHILKHDLSARKAEALVRHLMSQAKPRPEPDAHLAWLQDKLKMSLGTDVAIQVGKDRKKGKIEISFSSEAEFERLLSILTEEKEDPSPSPLSSFHI
- a CDS encoding DUF4446 family protein, which codes for MLNVDMQAALMALAGIGGLILLILLVYIVILHKKIRKLETNYTFFMQDETGASVESKLRDDVDKLHNLQGTLDMIHQTQKDIMAVQNHCFRKIGFVKYNAFDNIGNNLSFAFTVLDGKNDGFCLSSVYGRNESRIFAKPIVEGKCLYGMSEEERESLDNALNYSGDMQAVQKDLEE
- a CDS encoding peptidoglycan DD-metalloendopeptidase family protein — protein: MKIHIKIYPWMRTLQSWFQRMKAWETPSWWPSFLKTDRTEPLVVTPAQYKKLVRACAVAVVVIVIAAGIGIYEFVSLQQTKAQEALHEQQLELMREKTTSLQEKMDKMDSLDQELRQMVKGSGAGDSPKGDGGVAGGQKKSPDLSHASYNDLLLATSRLETRSNARIISFITLKTVLSDTAGEQVRQMQQITHKYQGGALAGGQGGDASSTSTTPSIWPVSGTITSNFGYRGNPIGGGSGFHEGIDIGVDYGTPVRATAAGKVTMAGWVDGYGNLVEIDHGNGFVTRYGHNSMLLVTVGQEVRAGSIVALAGSTGRSTGPHVHYEVRVNGTPTNPLLFLP
- a CDS encoding ABC transporter substrate-binding protein, with translation MKRYMEILAFCMLFMAFFLSGCSLSPTNTGVLIGTNLALSGKGMSYSTSTERGIELAKDMVNDRGGLLGRPVQIVSVDNHGKPEDAEAAIQQLTVRHVSAIIGPDLTDCTRAVLPNVEAVKIPLISPACTQPDITVDPKSHEVYRYIFRAAYIDASQGRAMADYALKQLHVKRAAVFYYPDKTYAQGLAEYFRSAFAASGGEVPVYIPVEEVQDLTKYLSLLQRENVDVIYLPGYDDWTIPAITLLRSHGISQPLLGPDGWNGPKMERDVDTSYLTQVYYTDHYAGHDASEAARRFSQAYYEKYGEWPDSYAALGYDAFMMTAEAVERCQSAEAPDVARELEKTIDYDGATGTISLDANHDAIKDVFIMTFKDGQPELAATIPKDRQTQ
- a CDS encoding M48 family metallopeptidase, encoding MTNEQRQFTAQGQTFPVILVRKKVKNINLHVHSDGTLYISAPARVPWEYIEDFLQKKTDFIVRAMDEMAERKRKFPMLTLSDGDTLYLAGQPYKLDVRLGLQNSIRRSGQTVFMELADDTLVMKQKLYHKLLQSLGKKLFPASLSRMQPLFDGLALPDPVLKQRVMRSRWGSCMPLKGIVTMNTYLAIMPEEIIDHVMLHELCHFLQPNHSRHFYDAMTIRMPDWKARRQAMTKYLPYCV
- a CDS encoding 3'-5' exonuclease; this translates as MLDFTAIDFETANKYANSACSLAAVTMNDDRCVKEGYTLIQPPFMRFDPGNIQIHGITPDQVAHKPKFDALWDRIRPHLEGRILVAHYAVFDTRVLRSLLRTYHLEKPQASYACTVEISRRVWPDLPNHKLDTVAGYLGYSFRHHQALDDARACAYIVLKAAEIVGASSMEELLDATHLTLKTL